From Chrysiogenes arsenatis DSM 11915, one genomic window encodes:
- a CDS encoding efflux transporter outer membrane subunit translates to MKMYPYRILGITCVMALLLSGCATTTPPTSVNLPETWAASVAESSEASLDHWWHRFDSPQLEALIEESLQSSPDMVAVAEKVIQAEAQLRTTGASLFPSLNLSGNTAWNQNRSSEGRSSESESSRLSLGASYEVDIWGRMAADVRGSQASLDIAHYDLAAARLSLSAGVASAYFQTRAMRERVTIARENLAIAERVMAIVQARYRHGSASLLDVQRQESTVLSQRSSLLSLEEQEKQTASALALLLGRLPQHTVVSDETLPHLTIPTVAPGLPSELLVRRPDLARAEAQLAAAHASIESARAALLPSFSLSASAGTASVALLSLANPTTSLGLSAAIAQTIFDAGRRKNQIVIAESRQRELVETYRKTVLSALKEVEDALNRAHYAEHQATIQSAILEQTRRTLRLAEIRYREGNEEMLGVLDAQRSLFQAQDQVVQLRLARLNAALDLYKVLGGGWKNARPDEGSME, encoded by the coding sequence ACTCCGCCAACGTCCGTCAATCTGCCGGAAACATGGGCGGCGAGCGTGGCCGAAAGCAGCGAAGCGTCACTCGATCATTGGTGGCACCGTTTTGATTCCCCGCAACTCGAGGCATTGATTGAAGAAAGCCTGCAAAGCAGCCCTGATATGGTGGCCGTTGCCGAAAAAGTGATTCAGGCCGAAGCGCAGTTGCGCACTACCGGTGCATCGCTTTTTCCATCGCTGAACCTCAGTGGCAATACCGCTTGGAACCAGAATCGCAGCAGCGAAGGGCGAAGCTCTGAAAGTGAATCATCGCGCCTGTCGCTGGGAGCAAGTTATGAAGTTGATATCTGGGGGCGCATGGCTGCTGATGTGCGCGGATCGCAGGCGTCGCTCGATATCGCGCACTACGATCTGGCGGCGGCTCGCCTTAGTCTGAGTGCCGGTGTAGCCAGCGCATATTTTCAAACACGTGCCATGCGCGAGCGCGTAACAATTGCCCGCGAAAATCTGGCAATTGCCGAGCGAGTCATGGCCATTGTGCAGGCGCGTTATCGCCACGGCAGCGCGTCGTTGCTTGATGTGCAACGGCAGGAATCAACCGTTCTTTCCCAGCGCTCATCTCTGCTATCGCTGGAAGAACAGGAAAAACAGACCGCTTCGGCGTTGGCACTCCTGCTTGGGCGTCTGCCGCAGCACACGGTAGTGTCGGATGAAACTTTGCCGCATCTTACCATCCCAACCGTTGCTCCCGGATTGCCGTCGGAACTACTTGTACGCCGTCCCGACTTGGCTCGCGCCGAAGCACAACTTGCTGCGGCACATGCCAGTATTGAAAGCGCCCGTGCCGCACTGCTGCCATCTTTCTCCCTTTCGGCATCCGCGGGAACGGCAAGCGTGGCGCTCCTGTCGCTGGCGAACCCGACGACCAGCCTTGGTCTCAGCGCAGCCATCGCGCAAACCATCTTTGATGCCGGACGGCGCAAAAATCAAATCGTCATAGCCGAATCGCGCCAGCGCGAACTGGTGGAAACCTACCGCAAAACCGTGCTGAGTGCGCTCAAAGAAGTGGAAGATGCGCTGAATCGCGCCCACTACGCGGAACATCAGGCTACCATTCAGAGTGCTATTCTGGAGCAAACACGACGGACATTACGCCTCGCAGAAATTCGCTATCGCGAAGGGAACGAAGAAATGCTGGGCGTGCTGGACGCGCAGCGAAGCTTGTTTCAGGCACAGGATCAAGTGGTGCAGTTACGCCTGGCACGGCTGAACGCTGCGCTCGATTTGTACAAGGTGCTGGGTGGTGGGTGGAAAAATGCTCGCCCCGATGAGGGGTCGATGGAGTAG